One segment of Pseudodesulfovibrio sp. 5S69 DNA contains the following:
- a CDS encoding PHP domain-containing protein encodes MSIDLHTHTTVSDGTLTPTELVKLAKESGLDAIAVTDHDTFQGIPEALEAGRKYGIEVIPGAELSLESPEGTGWIHMVALWLPERADELQKAFDWVIEGRANRNHEIVAKLRALGVNITYEAVAARAGGTVGRPHFAQELMALGVVSSMDEAFKVWVGDNGRAYVPKRKLTPEKALAILKNIGATSILAHPYALRLSYPETEKLVRRLMDLGLDGMEVIYSEHSEADTKAFGEMADRLGLLKSGGSDFHGTNKPDIRLGVGRGNLDIPNELLDKMKAARRAKGLPV; translated from the coding sequence ATGAGCATAGACCTGCACACACACACCACGGTCTCGGACGGCACCCTGACGCCCACGGAACTGGTCAAGCTGGCCAAGGAGAGCGGGCTGGACGCCATCGCGGTGACCGACCACGACACCTTTCAGGGCATCCCCGAAGCCCTGGAGGCCGGCAGGAAGTACGGCATCGAGGTCATTCCGGGCGCGGAGCTGAGCCTGGAATCCCCGGAGGGAACGGGCTGGATCCACATGGTCGCCCTGTGGCTGCCCGAACGGGCGGACGAACTCCAGAAGGCGTTTGACTGGGTCATCGAGGGACGCGCCAACCGCAACCACGAGATTGTGGCCAAGCTGCGCGCTCTGGGCGTAAACATCACCTACGAAGCCGTGGCCGCCCGCGCCGGCGGGACCGTCGGCCGCCCGCATTTCGCTCAGGAGCTGATGGCGCTCGGCGTGGTCTCGTCCATGGACGAGGCGTTCAAGGTCTGGGTCGGCGACAACGGCCGGGCCTACGTGCCCAAACGCAAGCTCACGCCCGAAAAGGCCCTGGCCATCCTGAAAAACATCGGGGCCACGTCCATCCTGGCCCACCCCTACGCCTTGAGGCTGAGCTACCCGGAGACCGAAAAGCTGGTCCGCCGCCTCATGGACCTCGGCCTGGACGGCATGGAGGTCATCTACTCCGAGCACTCCGAGGCCGACACCAAGGCCTTCGGCGAGATGGCCGACCGCCTGGGCCTGCTCAAGAGCGGCGGATCGGACTTCCACGGGACCAACAAGCCGGACATCAGGCTCGGCGTGGGCCGGGGCAACCTGGACATCCCCAACGAGCTGCTCGACAAAATGAAGGCTGCCCGGCGGGCCAAGGGCCTGCCCGTCTAA
- a CDS encoding alpha/beta hydrolase family protein, producing MQRALSWTLSILFHAVVAVALLNSVSLPPLLPEELMEVNLTEVPEPQPIIPMPAPAPAPEPQAAKECPEVPPAAAPLPMDKTVVLDDAPQPPETAPPPEAEPAPPAEPDVVEISPSKTLPPEPEPAPEEELAEDGLPKKIYVRKDGTVHRGAEARFGRAMMGDYFSYSPQEFSGQFRTKDNRVISIIDARNTKYGRFLIYDSKNKTLRRLKQAFGKYVYTVGPSVYADEPVTGSVTFLAKDDRIERFILVTDDDRIAHYPVKVHVREEAVAFDGPAGRVEAMFSRPPYDEGHAGVVVVHGPECADPGMVQAFTRTLSMHGLAALTFVPRGCGAETPAPAGTGELAEDTASAFDFLAAHPSIGADKAGIWGSGRGVPAAIRAAGLTSPRFLVCMLTDGLAPTDMPNRTVLAGLDLPVLWLITGRETAKWRPLITVLEALRDKQQRPFTIVVAPAKTSREVLEAEGARSSWVEQVADDHASLAVSWINGLK from the coding sequence ATGCAGCGGGCACTGAGCTGGACACTCTCCATTCTCTTCCACGCCGTGGTGGCCGTGGCCCTGCTCAATTCCGTGAGCCTGCCGCCCCTGCTGCCCGAGGAGCTCATGGAGGTGAACCTGACCGAGGTTCCCGAACCGCAACCAATCATCCCCATGCCCGCCCCCGCGCCCGCGCCTGAGCCACAGGCCGCAAAGGAATGCCCGGAAGTCCCCCCGGCCGCCGCCCCCTTGCCCATGGACAAGACCGTGGTCCTGGACGACGCGCCGCAACCGCCCGAGACCGCTCCGCCGCCCGAGGCGGAGCCCGCGCCGCCGGCCGAGCCCGACGTGGTCGAGATCAGCCCGTCCAAGACCCTGCCGCCCGAGCCCGAACCCGCGCCCGAAGAGGAACTGGCCGAGGACGGCCTGCCCAAGAAAATTTACGTGCGCAAGGACGGCACCGTGCACCGCGGGGCCGAGGCCCGTTTCGGCCGGGCCATGATGGGCGACTATTTTTCCTATTCGCCCCAGGAGTTCTCCGGCCAGTTCCGGACCAAGGACAACCGGGTCATCTCCATCATCGACGCCCGCAACACCAAGTACGGGCGCTTCCTGATCTACGACTCCAAGAACAAGACTCTGCGCCGCCTGAAGCAGGCCTTCGGCAAGTACGTCTACACCGTCGGTCCGTCCGTCTACGCCGACGAGCCGGTCACGGGCTCGGTCACCTTCCTGGCCAAGGACGACCGCATCGAGCGGTTCATCCTGGTCACGGACGACGACCGCATCGCCCACTACCCGGTCAAGGTGCACGTGCGCGAGGAAGCGGTCGCCTTCGACGGCCCGGCTGGGCGGGTCGAGGCCATGTTCTCCCGCCCGCCCTATGACGAGGGCCACGCGGGCGTGGTGGTCGTCCATGGACCCGAGTGCGCGGACCCCGGCATGGTCCAGGCCTTCACCCGGACCCTGTCCATGCACGGCCTGGCCGCCCTGACCTTCGTTCCGCGCGGCTGCGGTGCCGAGACGCCTGCCCCGGCGGGCACCGGCGAACTGGCCGAGGACACCGCGTCGGCCTTCGATTTCCTGGCGGCACACCCGTCCATCGGCGCGGACAAGGCCGGCATCTGGGGCTCGGGCCGGGGCGTGCCCGCGGCCATCCGGGCCGCCGGGCTGACCTCCCCCCGCTTCCTGGTCTGCATGCTCACCGACGGGCTCGCCCCGACCGACATGCCGAACCGCACGGTTCTCGCCGGGCTGGACCTGCCCGTGCTCTGGCTGATCACCGGCCGGGAGACGGCCAAATGGCGACCGTTGATCACCGTGCTCGAAGCCCTGCGCGACAAGCAGCAACGCCCCTTCACCATTGTGGTCGCCCCGGCCAAAACCAGCCGGGAGGTGCTTGAGGCCGAAGGGGCGCGCTCCTCCTGGGTGGAGCAGGTGGCCGACGACCACGCCTCACTGGCCGTGTCCTGGATCAACGGCCTCAAATAG
- the tolR gene encoding protein TolR, with the protein MAIKTGGGFLNEINVTPFVDVMLVLLIIFMVTAPLMTQGVEVDLPTTRTVRNLPQDSEHLVLTVRKDGRIFLDEYQVSMDELEDHLKRLVAGQKKQLFLRADKEVPYGTVVQVMGEIKAAGIDKLGIVAEEPKQDRK; encoded by the coding sequence ATGGCGATCAAGACCGGCGGCGGCTTCCTCAACGAGATCAACGTCACACCCTTCGTGGACGTGATGCTGGTGCTGCTGATCATCTTCATGGTCACGGCCCCGCTCATGACCCAGGGGGTGGAGGTAGACCTGCCGACCACGCGCACGGTCCGCAACCTGCCCCAGGACTCCGAGCACCTGGTCCTGACCGTGCGCAAGGACGGCCGGATCTTCCTGGACGAGTACCAGGTCTCCATGGACGAGCTGGAGGACCACCTGAAACGGCTGGTGGCCGGACAGAAGAAGCAGCTCTTCCTGCGCGCGGACAAGGAGGTCCCCTACGGCACCGTGGTCCAGGTCATGGGCGAGATCAAGGCCGCGGGCATCGACAAGCTCGGCATTGTGGCGGAAGAGCCCAAACAGGACAGGAAGTAA
- a CDS encoding MotA/TolQ/ExbB proton channel family protein, which yields MNFLPDNSILSLLAGATLAVKLVMLFLGCMSLWSWTIIFFKFFTIGTARKKVMAGYDAFVAAGDLSKGIKGLGDKEQSPLARVSSLAVHEFRLLEKAGINRERKRLLVKDTLRRVLKQGISKEMRGLTRNLPFLATCANAAPFIGLFGTVWGIMHSFHSIGQAQSAALATVAPGISEALIATAIGLLVAIPATIFYNYFLGKLNEVESGMVDFAGAFLNRAEREIAWADKPERG from the coding sequence ATGAACTTTCTGCCCGACAACTCCATCCTGTCCCTGCTTGCCGGGGCGACCCTGGCGGTGAAGCTGGTCATGCTCTTCCTGGGATGCATGTCCCTGTGGAGCTGGACCATCATTTTCTTCAAGTTCTTCACCATCGGCACGGCCCGCAAGAAGGTCATGGCCGGGTACGACGCCTTTGTGGCCGCCGGGGACCTGTCCAAGGGAATCAAGGGGTTGGGCGACAAGGAGCAGTCGCCCCTGGCCCGCGTCTCGTCCCTGGCCGTGCACGAGTTCCGTCTGCTGGAGAAGGCCGGGATCAACCGCGAGCGCAAGCGGCTGCTGGTCAAGGACACCCTGCGGCGCGTGCTCAAGCAGGGCATCTCCAAGGAGATGCGCGGGTTGACCCGCAACCTGCCGTTCCTGGCCACCTGTGCCAACGCGGCCCCGTTCATCGGCCTGTTCGGCACGGTCTGGGGCATCATGCACTCGTTCCATTCCATCGGGCAGGCGCAGAGCGCGGCCCTGGCCACGGTGGCGCCCGGCATCTCCGAGGCGCTCATCGCCACGGCCATCGGGCTGCTCGTGGCCATCCCGGCGACCATCTTCTACAACTATTTCCTGGGCAAGCTGAACGAGGTCGAGTCCGGCATGGTCGATTTCGCCGGGGCCTTCCTGAACCGCGCCGAACGCGAAATCGCCTGGGCCGACAAGCCCGAGCGGGGCTAG
- a CDS encoding Hsp20/alpha crystallin family protein: protein MSEVAKKEEGKELSRFRPATDILEREDGFHIFMDMPGVSKDDMAIDLEEDELTVTGRSAQCPVSGEKFVEAQFGACEYVRSISISDIVDRERIKASLENGVLELFLPKVEKVQPKRITIEAQ from the coding sequence ATGAGCGAAGTCGCGAAGAAAGAGGAAGGCAAGGAACTGAGCCGCTTCCGTCCGGCCACGGACATCCTGGAGCGCGAGGACGGGTTCCACATCTTCATGGACATGCCCGGCGTGAGCAAGGACGACATGGCCATCGATCTGGAAGAGGACGAACTGACCGTGACCGGCCGCTCGGCCCAGTGCCCGGTTTCGGGCGAGAAGTTCGTGGAGGCGCAGTTCGGCGCGTGCGAATACGTGCGGTCCATCTCCATCTCCGACATCGTGGACCGGGAGCGCATCAAGGCCTCCCTGGAAAACGGCGTCCTGGAACTCTTCCTGCCCAAGGTGGAGAAGGTCCAGCCCAAGCGGATCACCATCGAAGCGCAATAG
- a CDS encoding PAS domain S-box protein: MKIDRDPRERLDPETRKRLVDADPALFRRLVEASGMPVSIHDKTLYPIWGNRAWTELWGYSLENLLDLPQGLAMPEESVELYWKSVLPTVSQGKRWQGEYLIRAKGGTLRTVKGWFDPVTDESGEITHIIGIKQDLSDLIRMREALGSAEKSLNFISDCTSDIFFRLNLHTGLYDYLSPSVERFSGYTVREYQECPMLVRKIVHPDWRDYLDRIMEELLAGRVREEYEFQFIHKSGEVHWASQRHILLRNKAGAPVAVEGIATDITARKEAEERLRASEEKYRFLAENTADVIWTMDDDYHLIYATPSIKDISGFTLEELQGRPFRKMITRSSIRKFEEALARRREAEAKGDHALINSLELEHIHKNGKTFWAETMIKRLLDGKGRPCGFQGVSRDVTLRLEAGAAITASEARFRTLFEDSPISLWEEDLTKLKFYFDDLKEQGIGDFRKFFYDNPEALAKCATLVTVVDVNKATLSLLGATSKEDLFGNLDKVLTESSMAAFAEEMILLASGGREYCGEITNRTLDGDTIWVMVHFFVPDEYKDTLSRVIVSLLDVTPRRRAEEALMDSEERYRVLAENSQEGVIVMQSGVARYVNESMMRITGYSAREFEGLDFVDMVHPGDQAEHAPRFARLDSGEMNESLGSFRILTRSGGTKWVNMSVKPIMWGGREAQMLILTNITRYKALESELLIAHAQMENRVRKRTAELSKANVRLKAEAEERRKAQERIQALTQQLIRVQEDERQRIARDLHDNVAQDLSSIMLKMETLFDGHPDAHPELAERGEAVAEVLRHTIASVREIAYGLRPPALDQLGLVQALTNLCHDSGSRYGFDVDFFSTGIENISLDFDVEINLYRMVQEAVRNICRHAGATKAVIRLVKSHPDILIRIEDNGSGFPMEESLARADAEKRMGLRSMEERARLIGGSMEVQTLTGTGTRILFKVPIESARRHG, from the coding sequence GTGAAGATCGACCGCGACCCGCGAGAACGCCTTGATCCAGAAACCCGCAAACGGCTGGTCGATGCCGATCCCGCCCTGTTTCGGAGACTGGTCGAGGCGTCGGGCATGCCGGTCTCCATCCACGACAAGACCCTCTACCCCATCTGGGGGAACCGGGCCTGGACCGAACTCTGGGGGTACTCTCTGGAGAATCTCCTGGACCTGCCCCAGGGACTGGCCATGCCCGAGGAAAGCGTCGAGCTCTATTGGAAGAGCGTGTTGCCCACGGTCAGTCAGGGCAAGCGGTGGCAGGGTGAGTACCTGATCCGGGCCAAGGGCGGCACCCTGCGCACGGTCAAGGGGTGGTTCGACCCCGTCACCGACGAATCCGGCGAAATCACCCACATCATCGGCATCAAACAGGACCTGTCCGACCTCATCCGCATGCGCGAGGCCCTGGGCTCGGCCGAAAAGAGCCTGAACTTCATTTCCGACTGCACCAGCGACATCTTCTTCCGCCTGAACCTGCACACCGGCCTCTACGACTACCTCAGCCCCTCGGTTGAGCGCTTTTCGGGCTATACCGTCCGGGAGTATCAGGAATGCCCCATGCTCGTCCGCAAAATCGTCCACCCGGACTGGCGGGACTACCTGGACCGGATCATGGAGGAGCTGCTCGCGGGCAGGGTGCGCGAGGAATACGAATTCCAGTTCATCCACAAGTCGGGCGAGGTCCACTGGGCCAGCCAGCGGCACATCCTGCTCCGGAACAAGGCCGGGGCCCCCGTGGCCGTGGAGGGCATCGCCACGGACATCACCGCCCGCAAGGAGGCCGAGGAACGGTTGCGGGCCAGCGAGGAAAAATATCGCTTCCTGGCCGAGAACACCGCCGACGTCATCTGGACCATGGACGACGACTACCACCTGATCTACGCCACCCCGTCCATCAAGGACATCAGCGGCTTCACCCTGGAGGAGCTCCAGGGCCGCCCGTTCCGGAAGATGATCACCCGGTCCTCCATCCGCAAGTTCGAGGAGGCCCTGGCCCGGCGGCGAGAGGCCGAGGCCAAGGGGGACCACGCCCTGATCAACAGCCTGGAGCTGGAACACATCCACAAGAACGGCAAGACCTTCTGGGCCGAGACCATGATCAAGCGGCTGCTCGACGGCAAGGGGCGCCCCTGCGGATTCCAGGGCGTGTCCAGGGACGTCACCCTGCGCCTGGAGGCCGGAGCCGCCATCACGGCCAGCGAGGCCCGGTTCCGCACCCTGTTCGAGGACTCCCCCATCTCCCTCTGGGAGGAGGACCTGACCAAACTCAAGTTCTACTTCGACGACCTCAAGGAACAGGGGATCGGCGATTTCCGCAAATTCTTCTACGACAACCCCGAGGCGCTGGCCAAATGCGCCACCCTGGTCACCGTGGTGGACGTGAACAAGGCCACCCTGTCCCTGCTCGGCGCGACGAGCAAGGAGGACTTGTTCGGCAACCTGGACAAGGTCCTGACCGAGTCCTCCATGGCCGCCTTCGCCGAGGAGATGATCCTGCTCGCCTCGGGCGGCCGGGAATACTGCGGCGAGATCACCAACCGCACCCTGGACGGCGACACCATCTGGGTCATGGTCCACTTCTTCGTGCCGGACGAATACAAGGACACCCTGTCCAGGGTCATCGTCTCCCTGCTGGACGTGACCCCCCGGCGCCGCGCCGAAGAGGCCCTCATGGACTCCGAGGAGCGCTACCGCGTGCTGGCCGAGAACTCCCAGGAGGGAGTCATCGTCATGCAGAGCGGCGTGGCCCGTTACGTCAACGAGTCCATGATGCGCATCACCGGCTACTCGGCGAGGGAGTTCGAAGGGCTCGATTTCGTGGACATGGTCCACCCCGGCGACCAGGCCGAACACGCGCCCCGCTTCGCCCGCCTCGACTCCGGCGAGATGAACGAGTCCCTGGGCTCCTTCCGCATCCTGACCCGGAGCGGCGGGACCAAGTGGGTGAACATGAGCGTCAAGCCGATCATGTGGGGCGGCCGCGAGGCCCAGATGCTCATCCTGACCAACATCACCCGGTACAAGGCGCTCGAATCCGAACTGCTCATCGCCCACGCCCAGATGGAAAACCGGGTGCGCAAGCGGACCGCCGAGCTGTCCAAGGCCAACGTCCGGCTCAAGGCCGAGGCCGAGGAGCGGCGCAAGGCCCAGGAACGCATCCAGGCCCTGACCCAACAGCTCATCCGCGTGCAGGAGGACGAGCGCCAGCGCATCGCCCGCGACCTGCACGACAACGTGGCCCAGGACCTCTCCTCCATCATGCTCAAGATGGAGACCCTGTTCGACGGCCACCCGGACGCACACCCGGAGCTGGCCGAACGCGGCGAAGCCGTGGCCGAGGTGCTGCGCCACACCATCGCCTCGGTCCGGGAGATCGCCTACGGGCTGCGCCCCCCGGCCCTGGACCAGCTGGGCCTGGTCCAGGCCCTGACCAATCTGTGCCACGACTCCGGGAGCCGATATGGCTTTGACGTTGACTTTTTCTCCACCGGAATCGAGAATATTTCCTTGGACTTCGACGTGGAAATCAACCTCTACCGCATGGTCCAGGAAGCCGTCAGGAACATCTGCCGCCACGCCGGGGCGACCAAGGCCGTCATCCGCCTGGTCAAAAGCCACCCCGACATCCTCATCCGCATCGAGGACAACGGCAGCGGATTCCCGATGGAGGAAAGCCTGGCCAGGGCCGACGCGGAAAAACGCATGGGCCTGCGGAGCATGGAGGAGCGGGCCCGCCTCATCGGCGGTTCCATGGAGGTCCAGACCCTGACCGGCACCGGCACACGCATACTTTTCAAGGTACCGATCGAAAGCGCGAGGAGACACGGCTAG
- a CDS encoding Trm112 family protein: MTLKKELLDILACPQCKGELMPKPGGDGLACPRCKVVYPVKDDIPIMLVDQAVPEEEWTGSK, encoded by the coding sequence ATGACCCTGAAGAAAGAACTGCTCGATATTCTGGCCTGCCCGCAGTGCAAGGGCGAACTCATGCCCAAACCCGGCGGCGACGGGCTGGCCTGCCCCCGGTGCAAGGTGGTCTACCCGGTCAAGGATGACATCCCCATCATGCTCGTGGACCAGGCAGTGCCCGAAGAGGAATGGACCGGCTCGAAGTAG
- a CDS encoding Hsp20/alpha crystallin family protein, producing MVIDFNTLYNFPSRLDRVFEEILRSPMGDDRRLAYPPLNLSNDDENIYVRAEVPGVTIDDVELTLTDKTLVIKGERTAPEGKFYRQERPSGIFHRVVNIGVPVDRDKVTAAMRDGVLTVTLPKSAEVKPRTISIDVA from the coding sequence ATGGTTATCGATTTCAATACGCTCTACAATTTTCCGTCCCGGTTGGATCGTGTCTTTGAGGAAATTCTGCGATCGCCCATGGGCGACGACCGGCGTTTGGCCTACCCCCCGCTCAATCTGAGCAACGACGATGAGAACATTTACGTCCGCGCGGAAGTGCCCGGAGTGACCATCGACGACGTGGAACTGACGTTGACCGACAAGACGCTGGTCATCAAGGGCGAGCGCACCGCCCCGGAAGGCAAATTCTATCGTCAGGAACGCCCGAGCGGAATTTTCCACAGAGTTGTCAACATCGGCGTACCGGTTGACCGGGACAAGGTGACCGCGGCCATGCGGGACGGGGTGCTGACCGTGACCCTGCCCAAGTCCGCCGAAGTCAAGCCGCGCACCATCAGCATCGACGTTGCCTAA
- a CDS encoding peptidase U32 family protein yields MPDSPFTPELLAPAGDMEKLETAVLYGADAVYLGGEGLNLRAGAGGFDRQALERAIARAHQAGVKVYYTLNVYPRQSHMSAVHEQIDTLGELRPDAVIAADPGVIRLLRRELPEIPVHISTQANTSNVEAVRFWRENGAKRVNVARELRSAELGEMLDACRKQMPTMELEVFVHGAMCMAVSGRCYMSALLNDRPGNLGQCSHPCRYEYRPVSMTFEERTRPGEKLWEMREYENPFTEDFTFDAPDDFAFSSPDSDSPASQPPADRALSAALDTDNWTKFFAAEDLCLLHYLEWFRGMKVASLKLEGRTKSSAYLAQVVDAYKTALNHAATGRFQPELYLSELVNAASRPLTTGFFDPANRGVIAQPPDETEKRPVLARILAPLASGRWLVQTKSRWTTAEPVEILVPGLIRPHISAEDYGLVNEQGQGVDTSHPGQRAVFICDHPEIKTGMFIRKPWDMDRLD; encoded by the coding sequence ATGCCCGACTCCCCGTTCACCCCGGAACTGCTCGCCCCGGCGGGCGACATGGAAAAGCTCGAGACCGCCGTCCTGTACGGCGCCGACGCCGTCTACCTCGGCGGCGAAGGCCTCAACCTGCGCGCCGGCGCGGGCGGGTTCGACCGCCAGGCGCTCGAACGGGCCATCGCCCGCGCCCACCAGGCCGGGGTCAAGGTCTATTACACCCTCAACGTCTACCCGCGCCAGTCGCACATGAGCGCGGTGCACGAACAGATCGACACCCTGGGCGAACTTCGGCCCGACGCGGTCATCGCCGCCGACCCCGGCGTCATCCGCCTGCTCCGCCGCGAACTGCCCGAAATCCCGGTACACATCTCCACACAGGCCAACACCTCCAATGTGGAGGCCGTGCGCTTCTGGCGCGAAAACGGGGCCAAGCGCGTCAACGTGGCCCGCGAACTGCGCTCGGCCGAACTCGGCGAAATGCTCGACGCCTGCCGCAAGCAGATGCCGACCATGGAGCTCGAAGTCTTTGTCCACGGGGCCATGTGCATGGCCGTGTCCGGCCGCTGCTACATGTCCGCCCTGCTCAACGACCGGCCCGGCAACCTCGGGCAGTGCTCCCACCCCTGCCGCTACGAATACCGGCCCGTGTCCATGACCTTCGAGGAACGCACCCGGCCCGGCGAAAAGCTCTGGGAAATGCGCGAATACGAAAACCCCTTCACCGAGGACTTCACCTTCGACGCGCCCGACGACTTCGCCTTCTCCTCCCCGGACAGTGATTCCCCCGCGTCCCAGCCCCCGGCCGACCGCGCCCTGTCCGCCGCGCTCGACACCGACAACTGGACCAAGTTCTTCGCCGCCGAAGACCTCTGCCTGCTCCACTACCTCGAATGGTTCCGGGGCATGAAGGTCGCCTCCCTCAAGCTCGAAGGCCGGACCAAGAGCTCCGCCTACCTCGCCCAGGTCGTGGACGCCTACAAGACCGCCCTGAACCACGCCGCCACCGGCCGGTTCCAGCCCGAACTCTATTTGTCCGAACTGGTCAACGCCGCCTCCCGGCCCCTGACCACCGGCTTTTTCGACCCGGCCAACCGGGGCGTCATTGCCCAGCCGCCCGACGAAACCGAAAAACGCCCCGTGCTCGCCCGCATCCTCGCCCCCCTGGCCTCGGGCCGCTGGCTCGTCCAGACCAAGTCGCGCTGGACCACCGCCGAGCCCGTGGAAATCCTCGTGCCCGGCCTCATCCGGCCCCACATCTCCGCCGAAGACTACGGCCTGGTCAACGAACAGGGCCAAGGCGTGGACACCTCCCACCCCGGCCAACGCGCCGTGTTCATCTGCGACCACCCGGAAATCAAAACCGGCATGTTCATCAGAAAACCCTGGGATATGGACAGGCTCGACTAG
- a CDS encoding response regulator transcription factor has translation MGANTLDIMIVDDHPLFREGLKTIVSRDENFAVCAEAGTGEDGVTLARTHKPDIILVDISMPDKSGIQMIRELKDELPLTRFVIISMHSEADYIVEAFRAGATGYIIKESAAGQLLKGLNTVAGGNLFLDSALSQEVVFKLLQTKSDSRDGNDDPYATLTPREQEVMRMLAEGLTAKGVAEQLFISPKTVENHRTNLMKKLGLKSSVELVRYAARLGLIDIETWAI, from the coding sequence ATGGGAGCGAATACCCTTGACATCATGATCGTCGACGACCACCCCCTTTTCAGGGAGGGCCTCAAAACCATCGTCAGCCGGGACGAAAACTTCGCGGTCTGCGCCGAGGCGGGCACCGGCGAGGACGGGGTGACCCTGGCCCGCACCCACAAGCCGGACATCATCCTGGTGGACATCTCCATGCCGGACAAGAGCGGCATCCAGATGATCCGCGAACTCAAGGACGAACTGCCCCTGACCCGGTTCGTGATCATCTCCATGCACTCCGAGGCCGACTACATAGTCGAGGCCTTCCGGGCCGGCGCCACGGGCTACATCATCAAGGAATCCGCCGCCGGGCAGCTCCTCAAGGGGCTGAACACCGTGGCCGGAGGCAACCTCTTCCTGGACAGCGCCCTGTCCCAGGAGGTCGTCTTCAAACTGCTCCAGACCAAGAGCGACTCCCGGGACGGCAACGACGACCCATACGCCACCCTGACCCCCCGCGAACAGGAGGTCATGCGCATGCTCGCCGAGGGGCTGACCGCCAAGGGAGTGGCCGAGCAGTTGTTCATCTCCCCAAAGACCGTGGAGAACCACCGTACCAACCTGATGAAGAAGCTCGGGCTCAAGAGCTCCGTGGAACTCGTCCGCTACGCCGCCCGGCTGGGGCTCATCGACATCGAGACCTGGGCCATTTGA
- a CDS encoding DUF362 domain-containing protein translates to MSEVVTLPCESYAQTVRRAFEQAGGPDALAGFARILLKPNLVNASPFPVTTHPAFTAAAIDAIRAHTDAPITIAEGTGDRDKETDEIFAVLGYQELARCKDVDLLDLNHAPLVEISKPGCTVFPTMWLPEAAFDHCIVSLPVLKGHSMAAVTGTMKNMIGFAPPSHYQGGGWKKALFHRDMHGSIRDLNRYVTPHFTLMDATVGLKDYHLGGPRCCPEVGMILAGADPLAVDRAAAGLLGIDWHGVGHLR, encoded by the coding sequence ATGTCCGAAGTCGTCACCCTCCCCTGCGAAAGCTACGCGCAGACCGTCCGCCGGGCCTTTGAACAGGCGGGCGGGCCGGACGCGTTGGCCGGATTTGCGCGCATCCTGCTCAAGCCCAACCTGGTCAACGCCTCGCCGTTCCCGGTGACCACCCACCCCGCGTTCACGGCCGCGGCCATCGACGCCATACGCGCCCACACCGACGCACCCATCACCATCGCCGAGGGCACCGGCGACAGGGACAAGGAGACCGACGAGATCTTCGCCGTCCTGGGCTACCAGGAACTTGCCCGGTGCAAGGACGTCGACCTGCTGGACCTCAACCACGCCCCCCTGGTCGAGATATCGAAGCCCGGCTGTACGGTCTTCCCGACCATGTGGCTGCCCGAGGCCGCCTTTGACCACTGCATCGTGTCCCTGCCCGTGCTCAAGGGCCACTCCATGGCGGCCGTAACCGGGACCATGAAGAACATGATAGGCTTCGCCCCGCCCTCCCACTACCAGGGCGGCGGTTGGAAAAAGGCCCTCTTCCACCGCGACATGCACGGCTCCATCCGCGACCTGAACCGCTACGTCACCCCGCACTTCACCCTCATGGACGCCACGGTAGGGCTCAAGGACTACCACCTGGGCGGGCCCCGGTGCTGTCCGGAAGTGGGCATGATCCTGGCCGGGGCCGACCCCCTGGCCGTGGACCGCGCCGCCGCAGGACTGCTCGGCATCGACTGGCACGGCGTCGGCCACCTGCGCTGA